From Myxococcus stipitatus, one genomic window encodes:
- a CDS encoding ABC transporter ATP-binding protein, whose protein sequence is MIQVEGLTKYYGEHAAIRDLAFTIGQGEVIGFLGLNGAGKSTTLKILGCVLLPTAGRVVIDGHDVVSNAHEVRQRIGYLPDVPPLYDEMTVGEYLAYVAQLRGVASRDTASRVGEAEEKTGLREVDGELISTLSHGYRQRVGVAQALVHRPALLILDEPTSGLDPRQIVDMRDVIRGLKGAHTVLVSSHILPEISQTCDRLLIINKGTLVAQGTEDELARKMGGGGSIELEVRGDRARALEVLAPFGAVDVERAADGVLSLTLRASPEERPRVAQALVGAGLELLRLDQGAGQLESIFLRLTHGQEARA, encoded by the coding sequence ATGATCCAGGTGGAAGGGCTGACCAAGTACTACGGTGAGCACGCGGCCATCCGGGACCTGGCCTTCACCATCGGCCAGGGCGAGGTCATCGGCTTCCTGGGCCTCAACGGCGCGGGCAAGTCGACGACGCTGAAAATCCTGGGGTGCGTGCTGCTGCCGACCGCGGGCCGGGTGGTCATCGACGGTCACGACGTGGTGAGCAATGCCCACGAGGTCCGGCAGCGTATCGGCTATCTCCCCGACGTCCCGCCGCTCTACGACGAGATGACGGTGGGTGAGTACCTCGCCTACGTCGCGCAGCTGCGCGGCGTCGCGTCGCGGGACACCGCGTCGCGGGTGGGGGAGGCGGAGGAGAAGACGGGCCTTCGCGAGGTGGACGGCGAGCTCATCTCCACGCTCAGCCATGGCTACCGTCAGCGCGTCGGCGTGGCGCAGGCGCTGGTGCACCGGCCCGCGCTGCTCATCCTCGACGAGCCGACGAGCGGCCTGGACCCGCGGCAGATCGTCGACATGCGCGACGTCATCCGGGGGCTGAAGGGCGCGCACACGGTGCTCGTCTCCAGCCACATCCTCCCTGAAATCTCCCAGACGTGTGACCGGCTCCTCATCATCAACAAGGGGACGCTGGTGGCGCAGGGCACCGAGGACGAGCTGGCGCGGAAGATGGGCGGCGGCGGCTCCATCGAGCTCGAGGTCCGGGGAGACCGCGCGCGCGCGCTGGAGGTCCTCGCCCCCTTCGGCGCGGTGGACGTGGAGCGCGCGGCCGACGGCGTGCTGTCGCTGACGCTGCGCGCCTCGCCGGAGGAGCGGCCGCGGGTGGCCCAGGCGCTGGTGGGCGCGGGGTTGGAGCTGCTGCGGCTGGACCAGGGCGCCGGCCAGCTGGAGTCCATCTTCCTGCGGCTGACGCATGGCCAGGAGGCGCGCGCGTGA
- a CDS encoding ABC transporter permease — protein MKALLIARRELSGYLRTLSGYVVIAVILALNGLFFNAYALGGASKRSAEVLSQFFYYSSGFTIVASVFISMRLLAEERQTGTLPLLYSSPLRDRDIVLGKFLAGLAFLSLYVLCTLYMPLLVLVNGKVSFGHVAAGYLGLLLLGSASLAVGTFGSALARNQLLAAITSAVMLVALILCWLLARITEQPLADVFSAMSLWNQHFPPFQSGLVHVRDVVYYLLVTYVALFAATRVLEARRWR, from the coding sequence GTGAAGGCCCTGCTCATCGCCCGCCGCGAGTTGTCCGGCTACCTGCGCACGCTCAGCGGCTACGTCGTCATCGCGGTCATCCTCGCGTTGAATGGCCTGTTCTTCAACGCGTACGCCCTGGGCGGCGCGAGCAAGCGCTCCGCCGAGGTGCTGTCGCAGTTCTTCTACTATTCGAGCGGCTTCACCATCGTCGCCTCGGTGTTCATCTCCATGCGGCTGTTGGCCGAGGAGCGGCAGACGGGCACGCTGCCCCTGCTGTACTCGTCGCCGCTGCGGGACCGGGACATCGTGCTGGGCAAGTTCCTGGCGGGGCTGGCGTTCCTGTCGCTGTATGTGTTGTGCACGCTGTACATGCCGCTGCTGGTGTTGGTGAACGGCAAGGTGTCGTTCGGGCACGTCGCGGCCGGCTACCTGGGTCTGCTGCTGCTGGGCAGCGCGTCGCTGGCGGTGGGCACGTTCGGTTCGGCGCTCGCGCGCAACCAGCTGCTGGCGGCCATCACCTCCGCGGTGATGCTGGTGGCGCTCATCCTCTGCTGGCTCCTGGCGCGCATCACCGAGCAGCCGCTGGCGGATGTCTTCAGCGCGATGTCGCTGTGGAACCAGCACTTCCCGCCGTTCCAGTCGGGGTTGGTCCACGTGCGCGACGTCGTCTATTACCTGCTCGTCACCTACGTGGCGCTGTTCGCGGCCACGCGGGTGCTCGAGGCGCGGAGGTGGCGATGA
- a CDS encoding Gldg family protein, with protein sequence MSARPARGLPVTLAFVGGLLAVFIGERILGVGTGRVLLSGAGVAVAVGAVAWRWARRRSASADRRTVDGWVLGLYGVGLAALALYFLQADVGAVLLGGPVARVAPRLAVILAALFPALLACGLVPLALVEAASAAMERAPVLETGRARSALYSGLGMAFVLVFAFASMYVATQANATWDLSYFRTAKPGDSTRKVVRGLNEPLQVTLFFPPANEVGEAVGQYFRDLSVESPQLFSVERLDQAVEPARARTLGVTNNGTVVLTRGDRKEPFTVGLELDRARGQLQRLDQEVQKRLLTVARPRRVIYFTAGHGERAETRPVPGEPPRPPVSQLKEMLRAQNVDVRPLGAAEGLGNEVPGDAAVVVVLGATRDFLPEELTALREYLGRGGRLWLALEPEGPDFQQLLAPLGLKYLKTPLANDQVFFRVSRQQSDRGNLGTASYSSHPSVTTLSALAGQAPVAFLGAGAMEQVQPLPNGLLQDISVRAHGATFADANGDFMPDAGEMRRPWPLVVAVEAPAAAGKPAMRAVVMADADAVSDGVVTNMGNAYLAADTLRWLTGEEAISGAVSSEEDVPIQHTREQDVAWFYVTVFLAPALVLAVGFVTTRRRGRRAPRPVAGGER encoded by the coding sequence ATGAGCGCGCGTCCGGCGAGGGGTCTGCCCGTGACGCTGGCCTTCGTGGGAGGCCTGCTCGCGGTCTTCATCGGTGAGCGCATCCTGGGCGTGGGGACGGGCCGAGTGCTGCTGTCCGGCGCGGGCGTGGCGGTGGCGGTGGGCGCGGTGGCGTGGCGGTGGGCGCGTCGCCGGAGCGCCAGCGCGGACCGGCGCACCGTGGATGGCTGGGTGCTGGGACTGTATGGGGTGGGGCTCGCGGCGCTGGCGCTCTACTTCCTCCAGGCGGACGTGGGCGCGGTCCTCCTCGGAGGGCCCGTGGCGCGCGTGGCGCCGAGGCTGGCGGTCATCCTGGCGGCGCTGTTCCCGGCGCTGCTGGCGTGCGGCCTGGTGCCGCTGGCCCTGGTGGAGGCGGCCTCGGCGGCCATGGAGCGCGCGCCGGTGCTGGAGACGGGCCGCGCGCGCAGCGCGCTGTACTCCGGGCTGGGGATGGCCTTCGTGCTCGTGTTCGCGTTCGCGTCCATGTACGTGGCGACGCAGGCGAACGCGACGTGGGACCTGTCGTACTTCCGCACCGCGAAGCCCGGAGATTCCACCCGCAAGGTGGTGCGGGGCCTGAACGAACCGCTCCAGGTGACGCTCTTCTTCCCGCCCGCGAACGAGGTGGGCGAGGCGGTGGGGCAGTACTTCCGCGACCTCTCCGTGGAGAGCCCCCAGTTGTTCTCCGTGGAGCGGCTGGACCAGGCGGTGGAGCCCGCGCGGGCGCGGACCCTGGGCGTCACGAACAACGGCACCGTCGTGTTGACGCGCGGCGACCGCAAGGAGCCCTTCACGGTGGGCCTGGAGCTGGACCGCGCGCGTGGGCAGCTCCAGCGCCTGGACCAGGAGGTCCAGAAGCGGCTGTTGACGGTGGCCAGGCCCCGGCGGGTCATCTACTTCACGGCGGGCCATGGCGAGCGGGCGGAGACGCGCCCGGTGCCGGGCGAGCCGCCGCGTCCTCCCGTCTCGCAGTTGAAGGAGATGCTGCGCGCGCAGAACGTGGACGTGCGTCCCCTGGGCGCCGCGGAGGGGTTGGGAAACGAGGTGCCGGGCGACGCCGCGGTGGTGGTGGTGCTCGGGGCCACGCGCGACTTCCTCCCCGAGGAGCTCACGGCCCTGCGCGAGTACCTGGGGCGCGGGGGGCGGCTGTGGCTCGCGCTGGAGCCGGAGGGACCGGACTTCCAGCAGCTGCTGGCGCCCCTGGGGCTGAAGTACCTGAAGACGCCGCTGGCCAACGACCAGGTCTTCTTCCGCGTGTCACGGCAGCAGAGCGACCGGGGCAATCTGGGCACTGCGAGCTACAGCTCCCACCCCTCCGTCACGACGCTGTCCGCGCTGGCGGGGCAGGCGCCGGTGGCCTTCCTGGGCGCCGGGGCGATGGAGCAGGTGCAGCCGCTGCCCAACGGCCTCCTCCAGGACATCTCCGTGCGCGCGCACGGCGCGACGTTCGCGGACGCCAACGGCGACTTCATGCCGGACGCGGGGGAGATGCGTCGCCCGTGGCCGCTGGTGGTGGCGGTGGAGGCGCCGGCCGCCGCGGGCAAGCCGGCGATGCGGGCCGTGGTCATGGCGGACGCGGACGCGGTGAGCGACGGGGTGGTGACCAACATGGGCAACGCGTACCTCGCGGCGGACACGCTGCGGTGGCTCACCGGCGAGGAGGCCATCTCCGGCGCGGTGTCTTCCGAGGAGGACGTGCCCATCCAGCACACGCGCGAGCAGGACGTGGCCTGGTTCTACGTCACCGTCTTCCTGGCGCCCGCGCTGGTGCTGGCGGTGGGCTTCGTGACGACGCGGCGCCGGGGCCGACGGGCGCCGCGCCCGGTGGCGGGAGGTGAGCGATGA
- a CDS encoding DUF4340 domain-containing protein: MKVRDLAIQGALAAVALVAAYLVWQREPVGAPTDVTVVDSPARALDVVRYEDETRYVELFRDAKDRDQLWVRLGQKPARPVAAPPLADGGTPASSDAGSDVAAAAGSDAGTTVAVAPPAPPPPPRELRANDVAEKLLPKFGPLRAMRALGVMDAKKLEEVGLASTQRKLTLTIAGRQEVFSLATMTGSWGTPYLRRESDGQVFLLGPALLPDLENANTRLVDRRLHVFDLGDFDSVAISSAGATRTFVASGKAPGPVSLAPEEAPDKPDEFARNWHDRVWRLIPLDILGRDEAPPGGEPKESFRVEYRRAGKVVGEVVVARGTEGFFARTEHTSGWARLHSGVDPLVTEAARVTTPVSSAPTP; encoded by the coding sequence ATGAAGGTGCGGGACCTCGCCATCCAGGGGGCCCTCGCGGCCGTGGCCCTGGTGGCCGCCTACCTGGTGTGGCAGCGGGAGCCCGTGGGCGCTCCCACGGACGTGACGGTGGTGGACTCTCCCGCCCGCGCGCTCGACGTCGTGCGGTACGAGGACGAGACGCGCTACGTGGAGCTGTTCCGCGACGCGAAGGACCGGGACCAGCTCTGGGTCCGGTTGGGCCAGAAGCCCGCGAGGCCGGTCGCCGCGCCGCCGCTCGCGGACGGGGGCACGCCGGCCTCCTCGGACGCGGGCTCGGATGTGGCCGCGGCTGCCGGGAGTGACGCGGGGACGACGGTGGCCGTCGCTCCGCCAGCGCCACCGCCGCCTCCGCGCGAGCTGCGCGCGAACGACGTGGCGGAGAAGCTCCTGCCGAAGTTCGGTCCGCTGCGCGCGATGCGGGCCCTGGGCGTCATGGACGCGAAGAAGCTGGAGGAGGTGGGGCTGGCCTCGACGCAGCGCAAGCTGACGCTCACCATCGCCGGCCGGCAGGAGGTCTTCTCGCTGGCCACGATGACGGGGAGCTGGGGCACGCCGTATCTGCGCCGGGAGTCGGACGGACAGGTGTTCCTGCTCGGACCGGCGCTGCTGCCGGACCTGGAGAACGCCAACACCCGACTGGTGGACCGGCGCCTGCATGTCTTCGACCTGGGAGACTTCGACTCGGTGGCCATCTCCTCGGCGGGGGCGACGCGCACGTTCGTGGCGAGCGGCAAGGCGCCAGGGCCCGTGTCGCTCGCTCCGGAGGAGGCGCCGGACAAGCCGGACGAGTTCGCGCGCAACTGGCATGACCGGGTGTGGAGGCTCATCCCGCTGGACATCCTCGGGCGGGACGAGGCGCCCCCGGGAGGCGAGCCCAAGGAGTCCTTCCGCGTGGAGTACCGTCGCGCCGGCAAGGTCGTGGGCGAGGTGGTGGTGGCGCGAGGGACGGAGGGCTTCTTCGCGCGGACCGAGCACACCAGTGGGTGGGCTCGGCTTCACTCGGGAGTGGACCCGCTCGTCACCGAGGCCGCGCGCGTGACGACGCCGGTGTCCTCCGCGCCGACGCCGTGA
- a CDS encoding MopE-related protein: protein MRPLLARRRSRGAPPGAAALLFLFVFLLSSAPALARGTPPKPGTESGVCETCCPNPPCSVDPAPKACTILFGPDAGCSGQMIWDGGSYGDCQVVATSKRSCSCAPNTGTQACLGNGVFGICQNSGTASLEVCNACDDNKDGTVDNITPVDCVVGGKLGLCSQGRTACSAGAQVCQQTVFPTTETCDDRDSDCDGVSDTVEFGTLSCGTGACANSVPACLNGGWQTCQPRPASAEVCDGVDNDCDGSTDEALGTLSCGQGRCATSVSACIGGVPQTCVPLPAEAERCDGQDNDCDLEVDEGSVCRFDNTSCGCVPRTPQQACAFTACGPAPDGCGGTVDCGLCRTP, encoded by the coding sequence ATGCGACCCCTCCTTGCGCGTCGCCGCTCCCGAGGAGCCCCCCCGGGCGCCGCCGCGCTGCTCTTCCTGTTCGTCTTCCTCCTCTCCTCCGCTCCTGCCCTGGCGCGCGGTACTCCTCCCAAGCCCGGGACGGAGTCCGGCGTCTGCGAGACCTGCTGCCCGAACCCGCCTTGTTCGGTGGACCCGGCGCCCAAGGCTTGCACCATCCTCTTCGGTCCCGACGCGGGGTGTTCGGGGCAGATGATCTGGGATGGCGGCTCCTACGGCGACTGTCAGGTCGTCGCCACCAGCAAGCGCTCCTGCTCCTGCGCGCCGAACACGGGCACGCAGGCGTGTCTGGGCAACGGCGTCTTCGGCATCTGTCAGAACAGCGGGACGGCCTCCCTGGAGGTCTGCAACGCGTGTGACGACAACAAGGACGGCACCGTCGACAACATCACCCCGGTGGACTGTGTCGTCGGGGGCAAGCTCGGGCTGTGCTCCCAGGGCCGGACGGCATGCTCCGCGGGAGCCCAGGTCTGCCAGCAGACCGTGTTCCCCACCACGGAGACCTGCGACGACCGCGACAGCGACTGCGATGGCGTGAGCGACACGGTGGAGTTCGGCACGCTGAGCTGCGGCACGGGGGCGTGCGCGAACTCGGTGCCCGCGTGTCTCAACGGCGGCTGGCAGACGTGCCAGCCTCGCCCGGCGTCCGCGGAGGTCTGCGACGGCGTGGACAACGACTGTGACGGCTCGACGGACGAAGCGCTGGGGACGTTGAGCTGTGGCCAGGGCCGGTGCGCGACGTCGGTGTCCGCTTGCATCGGGGGCGTGCCGCAGACCTGCGTCCCGCTGCCCGCGGAGGCGGAGCGTTGCGACGGCCAGGACAACGACTGTGACCTCGAGGTCGACGAGGGCAGCGTCTGCCGCTTCGACAACACGTCCTGTGGCTGTGTCCCGAGGACGCCGCAGCAGGCCTGCGCGTTCACGGCGTGTGGTCCGGCCCCCGATGGGTGCGGCGGAACGGTCGACTGCGGCCTCTGCCGGACCCCGTAG